One Nitrospira sp. MA-1 genomic window, AGAAAGGAGAAGAGACGGCATTATTGCTTTCGGGACAACTCAGTGCCAACCATATGATTCCGCTCACTGAATCCATCGCTTATCTGGCCGCCGATTTGAGCTTGTTGCACGGTTTAGCCATGGCCGATGCCATCGTGTATGCCACCGCCAAGGATCAGAATGCACAAGTTGTCACGGGAGACGCAGACCTGAAGACTCTGCCT contains:
- a CDS encoding type II toxin-antitoxin system VapC family toxin; protein product: MKILMDSSGWIEYFTAGPLAERYATYFTPRYVCIIPTIVLYEVYKKIKREKGEETALLLSGQLSANHMIPLTESIAYLAADLSLLHGLAMADAIVYATAKDQNAQVVTGDADLKTLPGVIYIK